From a region of the Drosophila virilis strain 15010-1051.87 chromosome 3, Dvir_AGI_RSII-ME, whole genome shotgun sequence genome:
- the LOC6622578 gene encoding cuticle protein 38-like: MFKYTVVILAIIACASAKPGLLLGEQLAYSAPIVAAAPAAVVAAPAPYVTATSSQVFARNYNGIATAPVLAAAPVAAPVVAKYASAPLAAPVIAKYAAAPLAAPFAYSSPLAYAAAAAPVLL, from the exons ATGTTCAAATAC ACCGTTGTTATCCTCGCTATCATCGCCTGCGCCTCTGCCAAGCCGGGTCTGCTCCTGGGCGAGCAGTTGGCTTATAGCGCTCCAAttgtagctgctgctcctgctgcagtGGTCGCAGCTCCTGCCCCATATGTGACTGCTACCAGCAGCCAGGTGTTTGCCCGCAACTACAATGGCATCGCCACTGCACCAgtgcttgctgctgctcccgtCGCTGCTCCAGTGGTGGCCAAGTATGCGAGTGCGCCGTTGGCTGCTCCAGTCATCGCCAAGTATGCGGCAGCTCCGCTGGCAGCTCCTTTCGCCTACAGCTCGCCGCTGGCTTAcgcagccgctgctgcgccTGTGCTGTTGTAA